One window from the genome of Streptomyces sp. NBC_01476 encodes:
- a CDS encoding mycothiol transferase, with protein sequence MNSADLLADAFGRIQEEVHDAVGGLTPAELAERPDPAANSVGWLIWHLTRVQDDHVADAAGDDQIWTSQGWYDRFGLPFPPEAIGYGFGPDEVAAVEIADPSLLTGYYDAVHERTIAYVADLSDADLDRIVDKRWNPPVSLGVRLVSVIGDDLQHVGQAAYLRGLLLRRR encoded by the coding sequence ATGAACAGCGCTGACCTGCTCGCCGACGCTTTCGGCCGGATCCAGGAAGAGGTGCACGACGCCGTCGGGGGACTGACACCCGCCGAACTCGCCGAACGTCCCGACCCCGCCGCCAACTCGGTCGGCTGGCTGATCTGGCACCTCACCCGGGTGCAGGACGACCATGTCGCCGACGCGGCCGGCGACGACCAGATCTGGACCTCGCAGGGCTGGTACGACCGCTTCGGCCTGCCCTTCCCGCCGGAGGCCATCGGCTACGGCTTCGGCCCCGACGAGGTCGCCGCGGTCGAGATCGCCGACCCGTCGCTGCTCACCGGGTACTACGACGCGGTGCACGAGCGGACCATCGCCTATGTGGCGGACCTGAGCGACGCGGATCTGGACCGGATCGTCGACAAGCGCTGGAACCCGCCGGTCAGCCTGGGTGTCCGGCTGGTCAGCGTGATCGGCGACGACCTCCAGCACGTCGGCCAGGCGGCCTATCTGCGCGGGCTGCTGCTGCGCCGGCGCTGA
- a CDS encoding ricin-type beta-trefoil lectin domain protein gives MRKPRLRLKALGALIATPTLAAGVLLATGGTAHAAANPGPGFPAHYAAPYAEVWNSPSALATVKNATGLKYFTLAFVIDGGGCNATFNGDTSITDGSWTSAINSLRSGGGDVIASFGGASGTEIGISCTSVSALETQYKRVIDGLNLTRLDFDIEGSALNNTAANDRRNTALADLQQQYAAAGKKLDIDYTLPVNPTGLESNSLSLLNNAKSHGLNVNLVNIMTMDYGSAMDMGNAAISAANALHTQLGQIWNTKTSAQLWSMEGNTPMIGVNDTSSEVFSTSDATDLANFAKTNGIQELSFWSLGRDKACATNGGSAQDSCSGTSQSQYQFSSIFNGITGGGTTPPPTGGGTGPIQSGYAGKCVDVAAASTANGTAVQLYDCNGTNAQSWTVGSDGTLKSLGKCMDVVAAGTANGTQVDLYDCNGTGSQVWQKSGSTLVNPQSGKCLDATGPSSANGTRLQIWTCAGSTNQQWTLPA, from the coding sequence ATGAGAAAACCGCGTCTTAGGCTCAAGGCGCTCGGCGCCCTCATCGCCACCCCGACGCTCGCCGCCGGCGTTCTGCTGGCCACCGGCGGTACGGCACACGCCGCCGCCAACCCCGGCCCGGGTTTCCCCGCCCACTACGCGGCCCCCTACGCCGAGGTGTGGAACTCCCCGTCGGCGCTCGCCACCGTGAAGAACGCCACCGGGCTGAAGTACTTCACGCTGGCCTTCGTCATCGACGGCGGTGGCTGCAACGCCACCTTCAACGGTGACACCTCGATCACCGACGGCAGTTGGACCTCGGCCATCAACAGCCTGCGCTCCGGCGGCGGCGACGTCATCGCCTCCTTCGGCGGTGCGTCCGGCACGGAGATCGGCATCTCGTGTACCTCGGTGTCGGCGCTGGAGACCCAGTACAAGCGGGTCATCGACGGTCTGAACCTGACGCGGCTCGACTTCGACATCGAGGGCTCCGCGCTCAACAACACCGCGGCCAACGACCGGCGCAACACCGCGCTGGCCGACCTGCAGCAGCAGTACGCCGCGGCCGGCAAGAAGCTCGACATCGACTACACCCTGCCGGTCAACCCGACCGGCCTGGAGTCCAACTCGCTCAGCCTGCTGAACAACGCCAAGAGCCACGGGCTGAACGTCAACCTGGTCAACATCATGACGATGGACTACGGGTCCGCGATGGACATGGGCAACGCGGCCATCAGCGCCGCCAACGCCCTGCACACCCAGCTCGGCCAGATCTGGAACACCAAGACCTCGGCCCAGCTCTGGTCGATGGAGGGCAACACGCCGATGATCGGCGTGAACGACACCTCCAGTGAGGTCTTCTCCACCTCGGACGCCACGGATCTGGCGAACTTCGCCAAGACCAACGGCATCCAGGAGCTCTCCTTCTGGTCGCTCGGCCGCGACAAGGCGTGCGCCACCAACGGCGGTTCGGCGCAGGACTCGTGCAGCGGCACCTCGCAGTCGCAGTACCAGTTCTCCAGCATCTTCAACGGCATCACCGGCGGCGGCACCACCCCGCCGCCCACCGGTGGCGGCACCGGGCCGATCCAGTCGGGTTACGCCGGCAAGTGCGTCGACGTCGCCGCGGCCTCCACCGCCAACGGCACGGCGGTGCAGCTCTACGACTGCAACGGCACCAACGCGCAGAGCTGGACCGTCGGCAGCGACGGCACGCTGAAGTCGCTCGGCAAGTGCATGGACGTCGTCGCGGCGGGCACCGCCAACGGCACGCAGGTCGACCTCTACGACTGCAACGGCACCGGTTCCCAGGTGTGGCAGAAGTCGGGCAGCACGCTGGTCAACCCGCAGTCCGGCAAGTGCCTGGACGCCACCGGGCCCAGCTCGGCCAACGGCACCCGGCTGCAGATCTGGACCTGCGCCGGCTCCACCAACCAGCAGTGGACGCTGCCTGCTTGA
- a CDS encoding discoidin domain-containing protein, protein MRLKRSVPRLTAGVISASLLFLGVQAVPAIAAGGPNLATDKAVSASSTDGGRTAANLNDGDQSTYWQSKSGSAPQWAQVDLGRTTRVGQVQLKVPAAWSARTETLSLQSSTDGTLFDTLTTSAAYTFKPSADNTVTIKFPATLARYVRADVTGNSAGGSAQLSEMTVQAAAAETGNLAQGRPTAESGHADVYGSGNAVDGNANTYWESTNNAFPQTLRVDLGSAVPVNQVVLKLPPATAWATRTQTLSVQGSTDGNTFSDIVASNGYVFNPSSANTVTIPFNTVTTRYVRLNITGNTGWPAGQIGEFEVYGPATGDITAPSAPTGLAYTQPASGQIRLTWNAATDDTGVTGYDIYANGQLRTSVAGNVLTYTDTQPDTATVTYTVKAKDAAGNQSAASNSVTRTGSTGDTQAPTAPGNLAYTQPGGGQIKLTWSASSDNTAVTGYEVFRNGSQIATTAANVLTYTDTQPDTATVSYTVKAKDAAGNESANSNTVTRNGTTPPTGGTDQALGKPISASSTVLQFVAANANDGDVTTYWEGSGTSTLTVKLGANVDTSSVVVKLNPSSAWGPRTQTIAVAGREQSATGFTQLSPATQYSFNPATGNTVTIPVTGRVADVQLTFSNNSGAGGGQAAEVQVIGVPGPNPDLTVTGLTASPAAPVETDPITLNATVKNIGTNASAATNVTFYLGTTKVGTANVGALAAGATATASVNIGAKDAATYQLSAKVDEANTVVEQNETNNTFTSSSGLVVKPVDTSDLIAAPVAWSPGNPSAGNNVTFTVAVKNQGTVASAGGAHGITLSILDATSGSVIKTLTGSYSGSLAPGATSSPVSLGSWTAVNGKYTVRTVIAVDSNEVSTKQANNTSNQSFFVGRGANLPYDSYEAEDGVLGGGATVLGPNRTIGDPAGEASGRKAVHLAANGASVSFTTRASTNTLVTRFNIPDGTDSTTLNVYVDGSLLKTISLTSKFEWLYGDETSPNNSPGSGAPRHIYDEANVLLGTTVPAGHTIKLEKDAANTAAYYNIDFINLEQATAVANPDPTKYVVPAGFTQQDVQNALDTARQDTTKLGVYLPAGEYSTSNKFNVYGRAINVIGAGPWFTRFSTPQGQENTDAGFAASVSGTKFSGFAFYGNYTSRIDGPGKPFDLTGVSNITIDNIWFEHTIVGVWATNVDNSTFTNLRIRDTFADGVNLTNGSSGNLVSNNEARSTGDDSFALFPATDHSSEQETNNTFQNLTVSTVWRAAGLAVYGGAGNTFSNLYIADSLTYPGITIGSLAFGGIPALGFDATPQTTFDNISLVRDGGHFWGQQSFPALWIYSAEFTFQGIRISNVDITDPTYSGIMFQTKWNGSTPQHNITDTVFTNISISGAHKSGDAFDAKSGFGLWANEQPEPGQGPASGSVTFNGLHLSDNAVDIQNTTSTFTINVNN, encoded by the coding sequence ATGAGATTGAAGCGCTCCGTACCTCGGCTGACGGCGGGGGTGATCTCGGCCAGTCTGCTGTTCCTCGGCGTCCAGGCCGTCCCCGCGATAGCCGCGGGGGGACCGAATCTGGCGACCGACAAGGCGGTCTCGGCCAGTAGCACGGACGGCGGCAGGACCGCCGCCAACCTCAACGACGGCGACCAGAGCACCTACTGGCAGAGCAAGAGCGGCAGCGCTCCGCAGTGGGCGCAGGTGGACCTGGGCAGGACCACCAGGGTCGGCCAGGTCCAGCTGAAGGTGCCGGCCGCGTGGAGTGCCCGTACCGAGACCCTCTCGCTCCAGTCGAGCACCGACGGCACCTTGTTCGACACGCTGACCACCTCGGCGGCGTACACGTTCAAGCCGTCGGCGGACAACACGGTCACCATCAAGTTCCCTGCCACCCTGGCCCGTTACGTACGGGCCGATGTCACCGGCAACTCGGCCGGCGGCAGCGCGCAGCTCTCCGAGATGACCGTCCAGGCGGCCGCCGCCGAGACGGGCAACCTCGCCCAGGGCCGTCCCACCGCGGAATCCGGCCACGCCGACGTCTACGGCTCGGGCAACGCGGTCGACGGCAACGCCAACACCTACTGGGAGAGCACCAACAACGCCTTCCCGCAGACGCTGCGGGTGGACCTCGGCAGCGCCGTGCCGGTCAACCAGGTGGTGCTCAAGCTCCCGCCGGCCACCGCGTGGGCGACCCGCACCCAGACGCTGTCGGTCCAGGGCAGCACCGACGGCAACACCTTCTCTGACATCGTCGCGTCGAACGGGTACGTCTTCAACCCGTCGTCGGCGAACACCGTCACCATTCCGTTCAACACGGTGACCACCCGCTACGTCCGGCTGAACATCACCGGGAACACCGGCTGGCCGGCCGGCCAGATCGGCGAGTTCGAGGTGTACGGGCCGGCCACCGGTGACATCACCGCGCCCAGCGCGCCGACCGGTCTGGCCTACACCCAGCCGGCCTCCGGCCAGATCAGGCTCACCTGGAACGCGGCCACCGACGACACCGGGGTCACCGGCTACGACATCTATGCCAACGGTCAGCTGCGCACCTCGGTGGCCGGCAATGTGCTGACCTACACCGACACCCAGCCGGACACCGCGACGGTCACCTACACCGTCAAGGCCAAGGACGCGGCAGGCAACCAGTCGGCGGCCAGCAACAGCGTGACCCGCACCGGCAGCACCGGTGACACGCAGGCGCCGACCGCACCGGGCAACCTCGCCTACACCCAGCCCGGCGGCGGCCAGATCAAGCTGACCTGGAGTGCCTCCAGCGACAACACCGCGGTCACCGGCTACGAGGTCTTCCGCAACGGCAGCCAGATCGCCACCACCGCGGCGAACGTGCTGACCTACACCGACACCCAGCCGGACACCGCCACGGTCAGCTACACCGTGAAGGCCAAGGACGCGGCGGGCAACGAGTCGGCGAACAGCAACACGGTGACCCGCAACGGCACCACCCCGCCCACCGGCGGCACCGACCAGGCGCTCGGCAAGCCGATCAGCGCCTCCTCCACGGTGCTGCAGTTCGTGGCCGCCAACGCCAACGACGGTGACGTGACCACGTACTGGGAGGGCAGCGGCACCAGCACGCTGACGGTCAAGCTCGGCGCCAACGTCGACACCTCCTCGGTCGTGGTGAAGCTCAACCCGAGCTCCGCCTGGGGCCCGCGGACGCAGACCATCGCGGTCGCCGGACGCGAGCAGAGCGCCACCGGCTTCACCCAGCTCTCGCCGGCCACGCAGTACAGCTTCAACCCGGCCACCGGCAACACGGTGACCATCCCGGTGACCGGCCGGGTCGCCGATGTGCAGCTGACCTTCAGCAACAACTCCGGTGCGGGCGGCGGCCAGGCGGCCGAGGTCCAGGTCATCGGCGTGCCCGGGCCGAACCCCGACCTGACGGTCACCGGCCTCACCGCGTCCCCGGCGGCGCCGGTGGAGACCGACCCGATCACGCTCAACGCGACGGTGAAGAACATCGGCACCAACGCGTCCGCGGCCACCAACGTCACCTTCTACCTGGGCACCACCAAGGTCGGCACCGCCAACGTCGGGGCACTGGCCGCCGGCGCGACCGCGACCGCCTCGGTGAACATCGGCGCGAAGGACGCGGCGACCTACCAGCTGTCCGCCAAGGTGGACGAAGCCAACACGGTCGTCGAGCAGAACGAGACCAACAACACCTTCACCAGCTCCTCGGGCCTGGTGGTCAAGCCGGTCGACACCTCCGACCTGATCGCGGCCCCCGTGGCCTGGTCGCCTGGCAACCCGTCGGCGGGCAACAACGTCACCTTCACGGTGGCGGTCAAGAACCAGGGCACGGTCGCCTCGGCGGGCGGCGCGCACGGCATCACGCTGTCGATCCTGGACGCCACCTCGGGCAGCGTCATCAAGACGCTGACCGGCTCGTACAGCGGTTCGCTCGCGCCCGGGGCCACCAGCAGCCCGGTGAGCCTGGGCAGCTGGACGGCGGTGAACGGCAAGTACACCGTCAGAACGGTGATCGCGGTCGACAGCAACGAGGTCTCGACCAAGCAGGCGAACAACACCAGCAACCAGTCCTTCTTCGTGGGCCGCGGCGCCAACCTGCCGTACGACTCCTACGAGGCCGAGGACGGCGTACTCGGCGGCGGTGCCACGGTCCTCGGGCCGAACCGCACCATCGGCGACCCCGCGGGTGAGGCGTCCGGCCGGAAGGCCGTGCACCTGGCCGCCAACGGTGCCTCCGTGTCGTTCACCACCCGCGCCAGCACCAACACGCTGGTGACCCGCTTCAACATCCCCGACGGCACCGACTCGACGACGCTGAACGTATACGTCGACGGCTCGCTGCTGAAGACGATCAGCCTCACCTCGAAGTTCGAGTGGCTCTACGGTGACGAGACCAGCCCGAACAACTCCCCGGGCTCCGGTGCTCCCCGGCACATCTACGACGAGGCAAATGTGCTGCTCGGGACCACCGTCCCGGCCGGTCACACCATCAAGCTGGAGAAGGACGCGGCCAACACCGCGGCCTACTACAACATCGACTTCATCAACCTGGAGCAGGCGACCGCGGTCGCCAACCCGGACCCGACGAAGTACGTGGTGCCGGCCGGCTTCACCCAGCAGGACGTGCAGAACGCGCTGGACACCGCCCGGCAGGACACCACCAAGCTCGGCGTCTACCTGCCCGCGGGTGAGTACTCCACGTCCAACAAGTTCAACGTCTACGGCCGTGCCATCAACGTGATCGGCGCCGGTCCCTGGTTCACCCGGTTCTCCACGCCGCAGGGCCAGGAGAACACCGACGCCGGCTTCGCGGCCTCGGTGAGCGGCACCAAGTTCAGCGGGTTCGCCTTCTACGGCAACTACACCAGCCGGATCGACGGGCCGGGCAAGCCGTTCGACCTGACCGGCGTCTCGAACATCACCATCGACAACATCTGGTTCGAGCACACCATCGTCGGGGTGTGGGCCACCAACGTCGACAACTCGACGTTCACCAACCTCCGCATCCGCGACACCTTCGCCGACGGCGTCAACCTCACCAACGGCAGCAGCGGCAACCTGGTCAGCAACAACGAGGCCAGGTCGACCGGCGACGACAGCTTCGCGCTCTTCCCGGCCACCGACCACTCCTCGGAACAGGAGACCAACAACACCTTCCAGAACCTCACCGTCTCGACCGTCTGGCGCGCGGCGGGTCTGGCCGTGTACGGCGGCGCCGGCAACACGTTCAGCAACCTCTACATCGCCGACAGCCTGACCTACCCCGGCATCACCATCGGGTCGCTGGCCTTCGGCGGTATCCCGGCGCTGGGCTTCGACGCCACGCCGCAGACCACCTTCGACAACATCTCGCTGGTACGGGACGGCGGCCACTTCTGGGGCCAGCAGTCGTTCCCCGCGCTGTGGATCTACTCCGCGGAATTCACCTTCCAGGGGATCCGGATCAGCAACGTCGACATAACAGACCCGACGTACTCCGGAATCATGTTCCAGACCAAGTGGAACGGCAGCACCCCGCAGCACAACATCACGGACACGGTCTTCACCAACATCAGCATCAGCGGCGCGCACAAGAGCGGTGACGCGTTCGACGCGAAGTCCGGGTTCGGTCTGTGGGCCAATGAGCAGCCAGAACCGGGACAGGGGCCGGCCTCCGGGTCTGTCACCTTCAACGGGCTGCATCTGAGCGACAACGCGGTGGACATCCAGAACACCACGTCCACTTTCACCATCAACGTCAACAACTAG
- a CDS encoding FUSC family protein, giving the protein MPDVPEPVVKLVRWTTEPAGAQIARSTAAAVIAYQVAVWLTPQPAPLTAPLTALLVVQVTLYSTLTTGIRRVNSVVVGVVIAITFSALVGLSWWSLGLTIFTALLIGRVVRVGEFVVEVAISAMLVLGVARVADTAWDRVLETLIGAAVGLLFNLLFAPPVWVQSAGSSIDSLARRMAALIRDMGGEVAGQLSVERAAARLHEARRVDHAITEVDASLRQAEDSLRWNPRVREGLLSRIVLRTGLDTLEICAVVMRVLSRSLTDLAKHRTDEPLFPEEVAHELEILFDHVAKAVESFAELITTQVAANAEDAEERLAQALAGAAVSRDRVADLLLAGVQRHPRQWQLHGALLAEVDRILDELAVEKRSERLVEELDRNSRELSNRHPRLALIRRRLTGSRVFYRRSSSARDAFR; this is encoded by the coding sequence ATGCCCGACGTACCAGAGCCCGTGGTCAAGCTGGTCCGGTGGACCACCGAGCCGGCCGGCGCCCAGATCGCCAGGTCCACCGCCGCCGCCGTCATCGCCTACCAGGTCGCCGTCTGGCTGACCCCCCAACCCGCCCCGCTCACCGCGCCGCTGACCGCCCTGCTGGTGGTCCAGGTGACCCTCTACTCCACTCTCACCACCGGCATCCGCCGGGTGAACTCGGTGGTGGTGGGGGTGGTGATCGCGATCACCTTCAGCGCACTGGTGGGGCTGAGCTGGTGGAGCCTGGGGCTGACCATCTTCACCGCGCTGCTGATCGGCCGGGTGGTGCGGGTCGGTGAGTTCGTCGTCGAGGTGGCGATCAGCGCGATGCTGGTGCTCGGGGTCGCCCGGGTGGCCGACACCGCGTGGGACCGGGTCCTTGAGACGCTGATCGGCGCCGCGGTCGGACTGCTCTTCAACCTGCTCTTCGCACCACCGGTGTGGGTGCAGTCGGCGGGGAGTTCCATCGACTCCCTCGCCCGCCGGATGGCCGCGCTCATCCGGGACATGGGCGGCGAGGTGGCCGGCCAGCTGTCGGTCGAGCGGGCCGCGGCGCGGCTGCACGAGGCGCGCCGGGTGGACCACGCCATCACCGAGGTCGACGCCTCGCTCCGCCAGGCCGAGGACAGCCTGCGCTGGAACCCCCGGGTGCGGGAGGGGCTGCTCTCCCGGATCGTGCTGCGTACCGGCCTTGACACGCTGGAAATCTGCGCGGTGGTGATGCGGGTGCTCTCCCGCAGCCTCACCGACCTGGCCAAACACCGTACCGACGAGCCGCTCTTCCCCGAAGAGGTGGCCCACGAGCTGGAGATCCTCTTCGACCACGTGGCCAAGGCGGTCGAGAGCTTCGCCGAGCTGATCACCACTCAGGTGGCCGCCAACGCCGAGGACGCGGAGGAGCGGCTGGCGCAGGCGCTCGCCGGCGCCGCCGTCAGCCGGGACCGGGTCGCCGACCTGCTGCTGGCCGGGGTCCAGCGGCACCCCCGGCAGTGGCAGCTGCACGGCGCGCTGCTCGCCGAGGTGGACCGCATCCTGGACGAGCTGGCGGTGGAGAAGCGGTCCGAGCGGCTGGTGGAGGAGCTGGACCGCAACTCCCGCGAGCTGAGCAACCGTCACCCGCGGCTGGCGCTGATCAGGCGCCGGCTGACCGGCAGCCGGGTCTTCTACCGCCGCTCGTCGTCGGCCCGGGACGCCTTCAGATAA
- a CDS encoding NPCBM/NEW2 domain-containing protein: MPHRTYDRHAPAPAGGPALRRTALTALRRRLTASVVSAALAAGGLTGVAALTAGAAVTAQIATAGPAAAVDNGLARTPQMGFNNWNSTHCRAEFNESMVEGIADIFVSQGLKAAGYTYVNIDDCWALPDRNAQGNLVPDPVRFPHGIKAVADYVHSKGLKFGLYSSAGTKTCDSDGFPGGLGHEQQDANLWASWGVDYLKYDNCNNTGADAQARYKAMGDALKATGRPILYSICEWGSNQPWNWAPGLGNSWRTTGDIADSWSSMIGIAHQNQPLARYAGPGAWNDPDMLEVGNGGMTDTEYRTHFSLWSQMAAPLLIGSDLRSASAATLAILKNTDVIAVDQDPLGRQGTVVSSSGGLVVMSKPLADGARAVTLTNENGSAQTVGTTVQAIGLGGASSYAVKDLWSKAASSTSGTISASVPAHGTVMYRVTPGSPVPPPAGANELSALPWTSAVSGWGPVERDRSNGEQAAGDGRTLTIGGTAYPKGLGVHAAADITYYLGGNCSSLRTYAGVDDESTAGGSVDFQIFRDGTKVADSGVVTQNDPPRQLTADLRGGSTLRLVVTDGGDGIDYDHADWAGPVLSCG; encoded by the coding sequence ATGCCGCACCGAACGTACGATCGCCATGCCCCCGCCCCGGCCGGCGGACCCGCTCTCCGGCGCACGGCGCTGACCGCTCTCCGCCGCCGGCTGACCGCCTCGGTCGTCTCCGCGGCGCTGGCCGCGGGCGGCCTGACCGGGGTCGCCGCGCTCACCGCGGGGGCCGCCGTCACCGCCCAGATCGCCACCGCCGGGCCCGCCGCGGCGGTGGACAACGGCCTGGCGAGGACCCCGCAGATGGGCTTCAACAACTGGAACTCCACGCACTGCCGGGCCGAGTTCAACGAGTCGATGGTCGAGGGCATCGCCGACATCTTCGTCTCGCAGGGCCTCAAGGCCGCCGGATACACCTATGTGAACATCGACGACTGCTGGGCGCTGCCCGACCGGAACGCCCAGGGCAACCTGGTCCCGGACCCCGTCCGCTTCCCGCACGGCATCAAGGCCGTCGCCGACTATGTGCACTCCAAGGGCCTGAAGTTCGGCCTGTACTCCAGCGCCGGCACCAAGACCTGTGACAGCGACGGCTTCCCCGGCGGCCTCGGCCACGAGCAGCAGGACGCGAACCTCTGGGCGTCCTGGGGCGTCGACTACCTGAAGTACGACAACTGCAACAACACCGGCGCCGACGCGCAGGCCCGCTACAAGGCGATGGGTGACGCGCTGAAGGCCACCGGCCGGCCGATCCTCTACAGCATCTGCGAGTGGGGCTCGAACCAGCCCTGGAACTGGGCCCCCGGGCTCGGAAACTCCTGGCGCACCACCGGCGACATCGCCGACTCCTGGTCGAGCATGATCGGTATCGCACACCAGAACCAGCCGCTGGCACGGTATGCCGGACCCGGCGCCTGGAACGACCCGGACATGCTGGAGGTCGGCAACGGCGGCATGACCGACACCGAGTACCGCACCCACTTCAGCCTCTGGTCGCAGATGGCCGCGCCGCTGCTGATCGGCAGCGATCTGCGCAGCGCGAGCGCCGCGACCCTGGCGATCCTGAAGAACACCGATGTGATCGCGGTGGACCAGGACCCGCTGGGCCGGCAGGGCACCGTGGTGTCGTCGTCCGGCGGGCTGGTGGTGATGTCCAAGCCGCTGGCCGACGGCGCCCGCGCGGTGACGCTCACCAACGAGAACGGCTCGGCGCAGACGGTGGGCACCACCGTGCAGGCCATCGGGCTCGGCGGCGCGTCCTCCTACGCGGTCAAGGATTTGTGGTCCAAGGCCGCCTCCTCGACCAGCGGCACGATCAGCGCGTCGGTGCCGGCGCACGGCACGGTGATGTACCGGGTGACGCCGGGCTCGCCGGTGCCGCCGCCGGCCGGGGCGAACGAACTCAGCGCCCTGCCGTGGACCTCGGCGGTCAGCGGCTGGGGGCCGGTGGAGCGCGACCGCAGCAACGGCGAACAGGCCGCGGGCGACGGCCGGACCCTCACCATCGGCGGCACCGCCTACCCCAAGGGCCTCGGCGTCCACGCCGCCGCCGACATCACCTACTACCTGGGCGGAAACTGCTCGTCGCTCCGTACGTACGCCGGTGTGGACGACGAGTCGACCGCCGGCGGATCGGTGGACTTCCAGATCTTCCGGGACGGCACGAAGGTCGCCGACAGCGGAGTGGTCACCCAGAACGATCCGCCCCGGCAGCTGACCGCGGACCTGCGCGGCGGGAGCACGCTCCGCCTGGTGGTCACCGACGGCGGCGACGGCATCGACTACGACCACGCCGACTGGGCCGGGCCGGTGCTGAGCTGCGGCTGA